TGAGCTGGCCAGGCAGCTGTTTCACCATCAGCAGCAGGAAAGCCTCATCATTCATGCCGCTGTACGGGCCGAGTTGATGGCGCTTCCAGGGATGAACGCTGCCATGCTTGACCAGCAGCTTTCACGGCTGAGTATCACGGTAGATACCCACACCCCCGCTGCTATCTGGGATGAAACGGCGAGGACTTTCGCGGAATACGCCCAGCGCCGCCGCAAAAGCGGTGGTGGACAGCCCCGCCGCCTGCTAGCCGACTTTTTCATCGGGGCACATGCAGCGGAAATCGGGGCCAGGCTGATGACCCTTGACCCTCAGCATTACCGCCAGGCATTTCCTGGCCTAGAGTTGCTGCCATGAGATAAATGCTCCAAGAAAAAATGTTTCCATGAAACAAAGAAACCCGCGCCAGGCGGGTTTTTCTCTACTTAAGTTCTGGGTGGTGCCGACTCAGGTACTCTTCCAGCGCCTGCTCCAGCACCAGGTACTGCTTGCGGCCTTCCGCCGCCGTCGCCATCTTCAGCCGCCGCTTGAGGTCGCCGCTCAGGGTGCTGCTGAAGGGTTGCTGCTTGTCGGCCTGTGGCGTAGGCGTAGGCGCGGGCTGCTCCTGCTGCTGCACCTGGGCTTTCACATCTTTCAAGACTCCAAAACGGCTTTTCTTCTCAGACATCGCTGAGCACCTCCCGCGCTACAGATGCGTAGTCCACAGCCACCAGCTTGGCGTAGCGGCCCCCCACGGCTTCAATCGGAATCTGCTGCTCGGCAGCGTCCCCCACCGCCGTACTTTTGCGGACGATGGTGTGCAGCACCGGAATATCCTGCTCGGCCAGCGTCTCGCGCAGCTCGTCGCCGCGCCCGCCTTCGTTGGCGACAATCAGCACCCGGTAATTCTTCACGTCCGCTTCAATGAGGGGCCGCAGCGTCCGCAGCAGGCCCGTGGCGCTCACCCCTTCAGGTCTGGTCGGCACAATCAGCAGGTCACTGTCGCCCGCGAGGGCCACCAGGTCGGCGGCCTGCTCGTTGCCTTTGGTGTCAATGACAACGTATTCGTAGCCTGTGAGCTGGTCGGCGCCAGCATCCCGGAAGGGAATGGCCTCGAACTGCCAGCCGTCAAAGTCGCCCGCCCGCCAGAACACGGCGCACTGGAGTTCTTCGTCGGCGTCCAGCAGCAGCGTGCGCCCGCGCTTGCCCAGCGCCTGCGCCAGCTGCACGGCGGTGGTCGTCTTGCCCACCCCGCCTTTCATGTTGCCTATGGCGATAATCTTTGGCATGAAAAAATTATTTCATGGATTCATGGAAAAATCTATTCATGATTGGCTCTCCCCTTACCTCTGGCCCACTTTTTGCGCTCCAGCGCCCCGAACCCGCTACCCTGTAAGGGTTTATTCCTTACCTTCAACCGACCAAAGGAGTGTTTGCCCTTGCTGCAACTTGATGACCTGCGCCGCCTGCGTTCCGCTGCCCAGTTGGCCGACGTATACCACCTGCTCGGCTACCCTGCCGATACCGAGGCCCCTGACTTCGCCCCGGCAGACATCGGCCTGGAAGGAGCCGCCGCCGGGGACGTGAGCCGCGTGTGGATGTTGGCTGACATGGACCAGTTGCAGCACGTTCACTTTGAGGTGCGTGACCTGCACGCCGCCACGCTGCGCCGCGTGACCGAGCAGTTCCTTAAGCGTCCTGGCGAGTACCTGCTCACCTTTGCCACACCCGCCTTCGACCGCTTGGTGTTTGTCAAGCCGCGCCGTGAGCGCAGCGCCGACGCGGAGGCGACCACCCCCAAGCCAAGCAGCGGTCTCAAGCTGGGCAAGTTGAGTATCCAGCCTTCGCGCCCTACACAGCACGACCTCTCGGTGCTGCGGGAAATTGCGGTGGGTGGC
This portion of the Deinococcus radiophilus genome encodes:
- a CDS encoding type II toxin-antitoxin system VapC family toxin yields the protein MTICLDTNVLSALFTGEEGAGELARQLFHHQQQESLIIHAAVRAELMALPGMNAAMLDQQLSRLSITVDTHTPAAIWDETARTFAEYAQRRRKSGGGQPRRLLADFFIGAHAAEIGARLMTLDPQHYRQAFPGLELLP
- a CDS encoding ParA family protein, whose translation is MPKIIAIGNMKGGVGKTTTAVQLAQALGKRGRTLLLDADEELQCAVFWRAGDFDGWQFEAIPFRDAGADQLTGYEYVVIDTKGNEQAADLVALAGDSDLLIVPTRPEGVSATGLLRTLRPLIEADVKNYRVLIVANEGGRGDELRETLAEQDIPVLHTIVRKSTAVGDAAEQQIPIEAVGGRYAKLVAVDYASVAREVLSDV